Proteins found in one Lycium ferocissimum isolate CSIRO_LF1 chromosome 6, AGI_CSIRO_Lferr_CH_V1, whole genome shotgun sequence genomic segment:
- the LOC132059068 gene encoding phosphoglycolate phosphatase 1A, chloroplastic-like: MLSSRVTATISSSTILFSNPKILSKKFPYISNPLYNSAKSIKWNCKKSRMESSTASSFVTKASAQPLTNPGELIDSVETFIFDCDGVIWKGDKLIDGVPETLDLLREKGKKLVFVTNNSTKSRKQYGKKFETLGLSVSEEEIFASSFAAAAYLKSIDFPKDKKVYVVGEEGILKELDLAGIQHLGGPEDGDKKIELKPGYMMEQDKDVGAVVVGFDRYFNYHKIQYATLCIRENPGCLFIATNRDAVTHLTDAQEWAGGGSMVGAILGSTKREPLVVGKPSTFMMDYVANEFNIQKSQICMVGDRLDTDILFGQNGGCKTLLVLSGVTSLSMLQDPKNSIQPDFYANKISDFLSIKATAV, from the exons atgTTAAGCAGCAGAGTAACAGCAACCATTTCTTCTTcaactattttatttagtaaCCCAAAAATATTATCCAAGAAATTTCCTTACATTTCTAACCCATTGTACAATTCTGCAAAATCCATTAAATGGAATTGTAAGAAATCAAGAATGGAGTCTTCCACTGCATCAAGTTTTGTTACTAAAGCTTCAGCTCAACCACTTACTAATCCTGGAGAATTAATTGATTCTGTTGAAACCTTCATCTTTGATTGTGATG GAGTCATATGGAAAGGAGATAAACTGATAGACGGGGTCCCTGAAACTCTGGATTTGCTCAGGGAAAAG GggaaaaaattagtttttgttACCAACAACTCAACAAAGTCAAGAAAGCAGTATGGTAAAAAATTTGAAACACTTGGTCTTAGTGTCAGCGAG GAGGAAATTTTTGCTTCATCCTTTGCTGCAGCTGCTTATTTGAAGTCTATTGACTTCCCAAAAGATAAAAAG GTGTACGTTGTTGGTGAGGAAGGCATCTTGAAGGAGCTTGATTTAGCTGGCATTCAACATCTTGGGGGACCA GAAGATGGTGACAAGAAAATAGAGCTAAAGCCAGGATATATGATGGAGCAGGATAAGGAT GTCGGAgctgttgttgttggatttgacCGCTATTTCAACTACCACAAGATTCA GTATGCTACCCTGTGTATACGTGAAAATCCAGGATGTCTCTTTATTGCTACAAACCGTGATGCTGTTACCCATCTTACAGATGCTCAGGAATGGGCAG GTGGTGGCTCAATGGTTGGTGCGATCCTAGGCTCTACAAAACGTGAACCACTAGTTGTAGGAAAGCCCTCAACCTTCATGATGGACTACGTGGCTAATGA GTTTAACATCCAGAAGTCCCAGATATGCATGGTCGGTGATAGACTAGATACTGATATACTGTTTGGACAAAACGGTGGCTGCAAAACTCTTCTTGTTCTCTCAG GTGTCACGTCTTTATCGATGCTTCAAGATCCCAAAAACTCTATACAACCGGATTTCTATGCCAACAAGATTTCTGATTTCCTCTCCATCAAAGCGACTGCAGTTTGA